From a region of the Marmota flaviventris isolate mMarFla1 chromosome 13, mMarFla1.hap1, whole genome shotgun sequence genome:
- the LOC114083569 gene encoding interferon alpha-2-like — translation MALPLPFLLALVVLSCKSTCSLGCDLPQIHNLGLETPDRNEEGTWTLLEKMRRIPTFSCLNYRKDFAFPQKQLEGEQVQKAQAVAVLHEMTQQIFNLFSTQEAFAAWDKTLLDTFLTGLHQQLDDLKACGTQQVGVEEAPLRAVRKYFHRITVYLKEKKYLPCAWEVVRAEIMKSFSSSANLYGRLRSMEWDLVQQGNASH, via the coding sequence ATGGCCTTGCCCTTGCCTTTCCTGCTGGCCCTGGTGGTGCTCAGCTGTAAGTCCACCTGCTCTCTGGGCTGTGACCTGCCTCAGATACACAACCTGGGTCTTGAAACTCCTGACAGGAATGAGGAGGGGACCTGGACACTCCTGGAAAAAATGAGGAGAATTCCCACTTTCTCCTGCCTGAACTACAGAAAGGACTTTGCCTTCCCCCAGAAGCAGTTGGAAGGTGAGCAGGTGCAGAAGGCTCAAGCTGTTGCTGTCCTCCATGAGATGACCCAGCAGATCTTCAACCTCTTCAGCACCCAGGAGGCCTTTGCTGCTTGGGACAAGACCCTCCTGGACACCTTCCTCACTGGCCTCCATCAGCAGCTGGATGACCTGAAAGCCTGTGGGACCCAGCAGGTGGGGGTGGAAGAGGCTCCCCTGAGGGCTGTGAGGAAATACTTCCACAGGATCACTGTCTACCTGAAGGAGAAGAAATACCTGCCTTGTGCCTGGGAGGTGGTCAGAGCAGAAATCATGAAATCCTTCTCTTCATCAGCCAACTTGTATGGAAGACTAAGGAGCATGGAATGGGACCTGGTCCAGCAGGGAAATGCTTCTCACTGA